CCGTCTTTGCGCTTGCGCTGCATGGCGCCGATATACCCGTTGCCACGCGCGGCTTGCGCCGCCGCCAGCTCATCGACGATATAGTCAGCGCGGGTGCGTACCGCCGCGTCGCCGGTCTGCTCGTGCATGCGCACCAGCGCCGTCATGTAATGGCCGAGCGTGTGGCCGGCGATCGTATCACTTTCCCAGCCGCCATAGATCTCGCCCTTGGGCTTCAGGCCGGCATAGAGACGGAAGTTGTGGAGCAGCCGATCGGCGTTCAGGCGCAAGAGATACGTGCGATTCACATCGACCGCCGTCGCGTAATCGGACGCATGCAAACGCACGTCCGAGAGCGGCAAAGGCCGCGCCGTGCGCGGCAATGCAGTGGCCGCGGCCATCGCTGCGCCTGCTCCGCCACCGCGCCCGAGCAGCGCCAGCGTCGCCGCCCCCAACATCATCTCGCGTCTGGTGCTACGCATGCGCCTCTCCACTGTCCGAATACCGTATACGATTACTTCGGGGAAAGAAGTGGGTCAATCGGGGAATTGTCGGAGAGTCTCTCCCCCACGGCGCCGACGATTTTATATAGTATAATATTGCTTGACCCTTTTTGGAGGGAATGCTTGGTATCTGCGTAAAGGGGATTCCGATGCTTTCCTATTCACGCGGACCTCGGCGCCGTACGCTGATCGCCATGCCCCTTGCGCCAGCGTGTGCGCCCGCGACGCCAGCACTGGCGCAACCTGCCCCCGCGACCGCCAAGTGAGACATTCGATGAAGCGCACCCGCCTGTTGCTGATGACCTCCATTCTCGCCATTGCCCCGGCCGCGCTCGCACACGATGCACCCAAACCGAAAACGGTCCACAAGCCCGTCGCCACCACGCCGCTGCGGATCGGCGCCTTCCTCCTCGCGCTGCGCAGCGATACACAGACGCTGGCCCGCCTGTCCCCCGCCGCCGAGCCGGGCTTCGATTTCGTGCCCGGCCAGCGCGAGGCCGAGCGGCAGGGCGATGGCTACAACCATATCGGTGACATCGACATCCGCCTGCGGACTCCGGGCGGCGGCGCGTGGCGCGATTTCGCCTCGGCGCATGTGCGGCGGCCGATCGTGGTGCTGCCCGCAACCGGCAAGACGCGCGCCGCCGCCGATATCACGGCATCGATGGGGGCGGGCTTCCCGCTGAGGGTCGAGCGACGCTGGATCGATGCCGGCGGCACACCACTGTTGCGCTTCACGCTCGTCAACACCTCTACCCAGCCGGTAGAGATCGGCGCGCTCGGCATGCCGATGGTGTTCGACAACATCATCGACGACCGCACGCTCGAACAGGCGCATGCGCAGGCGAGCTTCACCGATCCTTATATCGGGCGCGACGCCGGCTACCTCCAGGTCACGCGGCTCAGCGGCAAAGGCCCGGCGCTACTGGTGGTGCCCGACGCACACACTCCGCTCGAAGCCTATGTGCCGCTGCCCGACCAGCGTGCCGCGCCCGGCGCCGTGTTGAGCGAACGCAGCCAGCGCAGTCAGACCTCCGAAGGGTTCTACACTTGGACAGTCGCGTCCAAGGGATATGTCGACAAGGAGTGGGCGAACGCCGGCGAACAGTGGAATGTGCCTACCAGCATTACGCTCGCGCCGGGCGAGCGCCGCAGCATCGGTCTGCGCTTCGTCGAGGCGCCGCAGATCCGCGCGATCGAAAATACACTCGCCGCTCATCACCGCCCGGTCGCGGTCGGCATTCCAGGCTATGTCGTGCCGACCGACATGCAGGCGTCGCTGTTCCTGAAATACGGCAGCAAGGTCGCCACGATCACCTCCTACCCGGCCGGCGCGCTGGTAGCGACGCCGGCCGCGTCCGCCAAAGGCTGGGCGCGCTACGACGTGCGTGCAACCGGCTGGGGCCCCGCACGGCTGACGATCACCTATGCCGACGGGACCGTGCAGACGGTCAGCTACGACATCACCAAGCCGCTCGATCAGGTGATGGCGGATATCGGCCGCTTCACGACGACGAAGCAATGGTATGACGACAAAAGCGACCCGTTTCGCCGCAGCCCCGCGATCCTCTCCTACGACAAGCAGGCAGGCAAAATCCTGACGCAGGAGCCGCGCGTATGGATTTCGGGGATGAGCGACGAGGGCGGCGCGGGAAGCTGGGTAGCGGCGATGATGAAGCAGCTCGACAGCCCCGATCCGGCCGAGGTGGCGAAGCTGGAAACTCTGGTCGACAAGACCGTGCTCGGCACGCTTCAGGTGGCGAGCGGCGAACATGCCGGCGCGGTGAAGAAGAGCATCTTCTACTACGCGCCCAAGGAGCATCCCGACTATTATGATCCCGCGATCGACTGGCGTAGCTGGACGTCGTGGTCGCACAAGGATGCCGACGATCTTGGCCGCGCGTACAATTATCCGCACGTCGCGGTCGGGCATTGGGTGCTCTACCGGCTGGCACGCAACCACCCGGGCCTCGTCACCATGCACGACTGGCGCTGGTATCTCGATCATGCCTACACCACCGTCACCGCGATGATGCGCGACGCGCCCTTCTACACGCAGTTCGGGCTGATGGAGGGCGACGTGTTCGTCGATATCCTGAAAGACCTGAAGCGCGAGGGGATGAGCCCCGAGGCTACCAACATGGAGGCGCTGATGAAGCGCCGGGCCGATCATTGGAAGACGCTGCAATATCCCTTCGGCAGCGAGATGGCGTGGGATTCGACCGGCCAGCCCGAGGTTTATGCGTGGATGCGCTATTTCGGCTACCAGCCGCAGGCCGACACCACACGCGAGGCGATCCTCGGCTATGATCCGGCGATCCCGAGTTGGGGCTATAACGGCAACGCCCGGCGCTATTGGGACTTCCTGTATGGCGGCAAATATCCGCGCATCGAGCGGCAGATCCACCATTACGGATC
This genomic stretch from Sphingomonas panacis harbors:
- a CDS encoding DUF5695 domain-containing protein — protein: MKRTRLLLMTSILAIAPAALAHDAPKPKTVHKPVATTPLRIGAFLLALRSDTQTLARLSPAAEPGFDFVPGQREAERQGDGYNHIGDIDIRLRTPGGGAWRDFASAHVRRPIVVLPATGKTRAAADITASMGAGFPLRVERRWIDAGGTPLLRFTLVNTSTQPVEIGALGMPMVFDNIIDDRTLEQAHAQASFTDPYIGRDAGYLQVTRLSGKGPALLVVPDAHTPLEAYVPLPDQRAAPGAVLSERSQRSQTSEGFYTWTVASKGYVDKEWANAGEQWNVPTSITLAPGERRSIGLRFVEAPQIRAIENTLAAHHRPVAVGIPGYVVPTDMQASLFLKYGSKVATITSYPAGALVATPAASAKGWARYDVRATGWGPARLTITYADGTVQTVSYDITKPLDQVMADIGRFTTTKQWYDDKSDPFRRSPAILSYDKQAGKILTQEPRVWISGMSDEGGAGSWVAAMMKQLDSPDPAEVAKLETLVDKTVLGTLQVASGEHAGAVKKSIFYYAPKEHPDYYDPAIDWRSWTSWSHKDADDLGRAYNYPHVAVGHWVLYRLARNHPGLVTMHDWRWYLDHAYTTVTAMMRDAPFYTQFGLMEGDVFVDILKDLKREGMSPEATNMEALMKRRADHWKTLQYPFGSEMAWDSTGQPEVYAWMRYFGYQPQADTTREAILGYDPAIPSWGYNGNARRYWDFLYGGKYPRIERQIHHYGSALNAVPLFDAYRADPADTHLLRVAYGGMMGGITNIDRDGFGSAAFHSWPDRMEWDPYSGDYGMGFFGHAYSAATYVVNDATFGWVSYGGNLTQDHGTVTVVPKDGARTRLFVAPAGAWITLAAGKIASASYAPGSGAITLTLDRATPTSPAARLFVEATTGGRVYTTASGTPERGGRTIALGTTPTQVTLTQR